In the Panthera uncia isolate 11264 chromosome B1, Puncia_PCG_1.0, whole genome shotgun sequence genome, TACACGTGTGGCTTCGCCAAGACCCAAGGGAATCAGTGACCAGCTCTGGGCGCAGTGCGGCTGACAGCGAGGACGCCCCTGGTCACCTGCCttgtgccccccccctccccccaggcagcTCTCCTCTGAGATGATAAGATGATAGTAAAACACAGTATGGATCACTTTTCTCCAGATTAATGAAGGCGAGCACATATATTTTGAATAGACAACAGTGAGGAgaaatttatgtatttagttagttagtttaaCCGGACCAGggaaatcaaaaatgaaaacaaagacaaaaaacaaggACTTCCATAAGCAGCGGTCACCTCTCAAACATTGACATTTTGTAAGACCAGCTTTGGTCTGTCAGCCTTACCTCGCAGGTCCCCTGCCAAGGCACGCTACatcaaatagaatagaaaactacCGTGTTCAGTTACTCCCTGGTGATTGAGGGGAGAAAACACACTGCTCGTGGGACTGGACAGCCGTCTATGTCATGATTTCCTGGGGAGTGACTTTGGCCCCATGCCAAGTTCAAGGTGTGGCCATTATGTGTATCACGAGACAGAGCTGTCATTCAGAAATCAGCAGTGGCGTTTTTCTCCTGTTTCCAGGACACGGAGTCTAATTCGGCAAGGGCACAAagctggcagggtgggggcaTCTGTGTCGCCCGAGAGAGATGGGGACTCGGGCCCATCTGGACAGATGCTTCCAGCGAGCAGCGTGGTGTGGCCGCCCAGCCGGGGACGCGGGGTGCAGGCTGCGCAATGGACGCGGGGTGTCCAGAGTGCCGGAGGGAGTGACCTGTACCGTTGAGGCGCCCACAGTGCCATCACCTGCCGGTTCGTGTCTCTGACACCATCAAAGGGCTCGTAGGAAAGCCACCCGAGGGACCGCCCCATGGAGCACAGGGTAGACATCTTGTGCCCAAGTTCAGAGGTCAGGGTGGACGTCCTTGAGTAGAAAGTAGAGGGAAAGAGATTTTTATTCAGCCTACTAATCGTGTTGATTACAGCAAATTTCAGCTCAGTAAAGTTGGCTCTTGAGCCGTGTGTCACCAACTTCACACACAGTGTCACTTCCCACCCGTAATCCGTCACAGGCCGTAGAATGCTGCTCAGACAAATCTAACGAGAACTGGCTGAACAGGAGACTTTCTGGCAAGTGCTGGGGTCCCAGGTCTGCTCAGGCAAGGCCTGCAGGGTGCTTAGCTGGCCATGATGCACTGTGGCCACGACATGGTGCGTATGCACTTGTGGGCTCTGTGTGTGCAGGATCGCCAGGGTCACGGTTTCTGCTCGGTGGCCGTGTGCACCATCAGGGCACTTCCAGCCAGAGACCCAGTTGTTCGCACTGTCTGCCCACCACCGACCCATTTCTGCAGACCAGGAGCCCAGTCGGAATACCTCTTGCTGATTCCCACGGGCAACGTGccattatttattgtttgttctcACATCCAGTGAATTCTCACAAGGCAccaaagtaaacttaaaaaaataaataaataagaattaatgtTTTTTCCCCAAGGCCACAGTACTGAAAAGTTACTCCCAGTAAAATCGCAACAACTCTTACATCCTTGAAACCTCACCATTTGTCCTAATTGTAGCAacagtcagtgtgtgtgtgtctgtatctaTACAGGACCTTCTAGAAGAACACGTCACCTATTCATTTAACGGTAAGTCCCAGGTTCCTTGATCACATAATTAGTTGAGATcaagttgagaatcactgaagtaaatgttttaaattccttttctacCGAATTTGCAAGATTCCAAGCGAAAACTTTTTTAGCCTCATCTGTTTGTTACGGTTCCATTGTACAGAAAGTGgttgtatttgaatttttgtttttatagatcaGGATTTTCACGATCAACCAAAGAGAAGAAGAGCTAGAAagcataaatcaaagaaaaattttaaagatcccAATAATATTCATGGAGAACAAGAAGAATTAGAGAAGCAGCAGAGTCTTTTGCAAGAAAAATTGCAGCCACAGTGCACAGATGGCCCCACCatcagcagaaataaaaaaaggaaactgaaaaagaaacagcaaattaaaaggaaaaaagcagcCGGCGTGATCACCAAAGCTTCTGGCGTCAACTTCCTGTACCAGCCCGAGCAGAGCGACAGTGAACGTGATGTCGAGCACCAAAGTGATGGCGAGGACGGCGCAGACGCCCGCGGGGGGGACGGCGCAGACACCCGCGGGGGGGACGGTGCAGATGCCCGCGAGGGGGATGGCGCAGACGCCCGCGGGCACTGCAGTACAGACACCAGTGAGGAAAACCATAAAGACAGCAATGAGGAAGGTGTTAAAAGTATCGATGAAAAGGCGGCTGGTATCCTGAATTTTCTAAAGTCAAcacaagaaatttatttttatgacggtatgttttttctgttcttttgaatAGCGGCATCCACTTATTTGGAAAAGTAAACAAAGAGGgtaaaatatttaagtgtttaaaatacaaaacattaagATATTCAATAGTCAAAATAAATCATTAGTTTCGAGGcaaaaatgagaacatttaagttcccTCCCCCAAAGCTGGGGAGTGGCCTCGTCCTCTCGaggcaaacaacagaaatggCAGAGTCCTGGCAGGGCTGTGACCCAACCATAATTGGCCTCGTCGTCCCGATTCCTCTAGAGCCCGATCGCAGAGCAGGGTGGCATTCTCGGCTGTATTTCCCAAGCAAAGGCAAGTCCAGACTGCAGTCCGACGAGCTCACGTTCCATCAGCTcagagggagggcgggaggcaCAGCTGGCTCCTCTAGGACACACTTTGTGTCACCCCCCCACATGTGACTTGCTGATTTGAGATCCTCGGTGAGCAGCTCTCTGTGTTGACCGGGGAGACGAAGGACAAGAGCCGATATATTCTCACGGACGGTGACTCTTCCCACTAGCGTTGGGGTTACCGACAGCCGACTTCCGGACCAGGAAGGGACAGGTGCACACGCAGAGCCCCGCGTTCACACCAGGGACAAAGCACTCACAATGAAGCGTTGCCTGAGTCAGGGCCGGGGTGATTAGTGCTCCCCGTTCCCGCGAGAATCTGCCAGTGCCGTATGCACGAGGTGCAGACAGACTGGCTGTGTGATGACCTGGGAGGCCAGGGACTGATTTAAGCAAGGATGTCAAAGGACCACTGTCAACAGAGCAGCGTAACCATGTCCCCCCATGTTAGCACGTGTGTCAGTACTTTGTACGAACAGGTTGAAAACATACTTAACAACCGTCCAAATGACGCTAATAGGAAGACCGTGAATACAGTGCAGAACGGGAGGCTGGAAAGCTCTCCGTCCAGGATGTGTTCCATGTGTGGGACAGTGTGTGTGGCAGGCAGCCTGTCCTGCCAGGGAACTGGGACAGCCAGGTTAGGTGCACAGGGCATCGGCGAGGTTCTGGGGAAAAGCGCCTCAGGGGACAGATCCTAGAGGACAGGGCAGCACGTGAGGGTCGAGCCAGCATTCCACAGCCACCCTTTCCTCCAGGCAGTCTGCCAGGTCTGCACATGGGTCCGAGTCTGCTGAGAAAGGGGAGCGGGAGGACCACGCGCTCTGTTGGTCTCTCTCAGAATCTGCCAGACTGCACGCCAAGGGATGCGAGGTGGCCAGGAGCACAGACGTCTTGGCGGTTTTGAGGTGCAGACGAGGGTGACCAGGGTTGACCCCTGGCGCACCACAGATGGCCACGGGTAGGGCAGAGGACAGGAGCGTGTGGCCAAAACCAcgagagaggagagcaggggtGCGTCCGCAGGCGTGGAGGGCACGGATGTGACCAGACGGGGAATGCAGAGGGCTTGATTAAGGAGCTCACAAAAAtagggggaaatggagaaaaacagtgAAGAATTAGAGAATTTCACCAGATAATTTTGGTCTGCTAGGATAATCACACGGAAATTCTGAGAAACAGAATCACTGAAATTACGAACTCCATGCCGGGTGTAAACAGCCCTTGGGTTCAGCACAAGAGAGAAGTAGCAGCTGGAAGCAGACCGGAGCGGTGTCCATCAGGGAGGGTGGGAACAGCAGACAGGAGCGCACTGGGTGCCGGGT is a window encoding:
- the ERICH1 gene encoding glutamate-rich protein 1 isoform X2; translation: MAALRRHVFVEKVLRRLFPSVPCGQEKRVLVAPASGNPAERVATTDPRGRSAPTLTDQDFHDQPKRRRARKHKSKKNFKDPNNIHGEQEELEKQQSLLQEKLQPQCTDGPTISRNKKRKLKKKQQIKRKKAAGVITKASGVNFLYQPEQSDSERDVEHQSDGEDGADARGGDGADTRGGDGADAREGDGADARGHCSTDTSEENHKDSNEEGVKSIDEKAAGILNFLKSTQEIYFYDGICQDPGSAVLLETTQELFKHLDSHGLSPSDVLLLDHMKSLLLLQDTEGLRRALEMFPERCTLPADHARVLVAFFNYWITHVLPEKQ